The following DNA comes from Frankia casuarinae.
CATGTAGTACTGGGGACGGTTGTCCACGAGCCGGTAGTAGGCGCTGTTGTCGATGCCGCGGAAGCACAGCATCGGACCCATGTGGTTGCCCTCGGCGGTGTGGTTGTAGACGACGTCGAGGATCACCTCGATTCCGGCCTCGTGCAGGTTCTTGACCATTCCCTTGAACTCCTGCACCTGGCGGCCGTGGCCGCCGGAGGCGGAGTAGCCGCTGTGCGGCGCCAGGAACGCGATGGAGTTGTAGCCCCAGTAGTTGCGCAGCCCGCGGCTGACCAGATGCTCGTCATGGACGAACTGGTGCACCGGCAGCAGCTCGATCGCGGTCACGCCGAGCTTGCGATAGTGGTCGATCATCACCGGGTGGGCGACTCCCGCGTAGGTCCCGCGGTACTCCTCCGGCAGGCCGGGATGGTTCTTGGTCAGCCCCCGGACATGCGCCTCGTAGATCACCGACTCGTTGTAGGGCCGGCGTGGCGGGCGGTCCCCGTTCCAGTCGAAGAACGGGCTGATTACCACCGACTTCATCATGTGGGGGCCGGAGTCGGCGTCGTTGACGCTGTCGGGGTCGCCGAAGGTGTAGGGGAACACCGCCTGGTCCCAGGCGACCTCCCCGTCGACCGCCTTCGCGTACGGGTCGAGGAGGAGCTTGGTGGAGTTGCAGCGCAGCCCTCGGGCGGGGTCGTAGGACCCGTGGACCCGATAGCCGTAGCGCTGGCCCGGTCCCACGGTGGGAAGGTAGGCGTGCCAGACGAAGGCGTCCCGTTCCCGCAGGTCGATCCGCTCCTCGTTGCCCGCGTCGTCGAACAGGCACAGCTGGACCCGGTCGGCGACCTCGGAGAAGATCGCGAAATTTGTGCCCGATCCGTCGTATGTGGCGCCCAGGGGATAGGGGCTGCCGGGCCATACCTGTGACATACGACCGAAGCCTACGGGCCGAACGGTATTCGCGGGCCGGGGTCGCTTCATCCCGGGTTCGCGGGGCCTGCGATCCTTGAAGATTCTTTGATCGCCTGCTGAACGCCGCAGTCTATCATGGAGTCATGTCCGACGGGACGATCTGGATCGTCATCGCCGGCGCCCTGGTCGTCGGCGAACTACTGACGCTGGACCTGACGCTGGCGATGTTCGCGCTGGCCGCGCTCATCGGGGCCGGTGTCGCGCTGCTCGGCGTCGATCTGGTCTGGCAGATCGTCGCCTTCGTGGTCGCGGCGGGTGGATTTGGGCTGGGACTGCGTCCGGTGGCGAAGCGTCAGCTGCAACGTACGCCGCCCCTGCTCACGGGTGCCGACGCGCTCGTCGGAGAGCGCGCGATGGTGGTGGAGCGGGTCGACGGCGGCGGGGGTCGCGTGAAGATCAAAGGAGAGATCTGGTCGGCTCGGTCCTACCCCACCACCACCGTGCTCGAGGCCGGCAGCGAGGCGCGGGTGCTGCGCATCGATGGTGCCACCGCCATCGTCCACAGTTTCGAGCTCTGACGACCGGGGCCCCGGCGCCCCCGGCGATGCCAGTGGATGTGACAGCGCCGACATCGGGCCGGCCGGCCTTCAACCGGCCGGCATCGGGACGGCCGACATCGAGGGGGCTGACAGTGAGGGGTACGCCATGGCAGGAGTGATCGCCGCCGCGGTGATCGCGGTGGTCCTACTGATTTTTCTGGTCCGGGCGGTGCGCATCGTGCCGCAGGCGCGCGCGATGGTCATCGAACGGCTGGGCCGGTATCACCGCACGCTGACGCCGGGCCTCGCGATCCTGGTCCCGGTTGTCGACCGGGTCCGTGACCGCATCGACCTTCGGGAGCAGGTGGTCAGCTTCCCGCCGCAGCCGGTGATCACCGAGGACAACCTGGTGGTCGGGATCGACACGGTGATCTACTTCCAGGTCACCGACCCGCGGGCGGCGACCTACGAGATCGCGAACGTGATCCGGGCGATCGAGCAGCTGACCGTCACCACTCTGCGCAACGTGATCGGTGGGATGAACCTGGAGGCGACCCTCACCTCGCGGGACCAGATCAACGGGCAGCTGCGCGGCGTGCTCGACGAGGCCACCGGAAGGTGGGGAATCCGGGTCAACCGGGTGGAGCTCAAGGCCATCGATCCGCCGAAGTCCATCCAGGACTCGATGGAGAAGCAGATGCGGGCCGAGCGGGACCGCCGGGCCGCGATCCTGACCGCGGAAGGCGTCAAGCAAAGCGAGATCCTGCGGGCCGAGGGGGAGAAGCAGGCCGCGATCCTGCGGGCCGAGGGGGAGCGGGAGGCGCAGATCCTCACCGCTCAGGGCGAGGCCCAGGCGATCGACACCGTCTTCCGGGCGATCCACGAGGGTGACGCGGACCAGAAACTGCTGGCCTACCAGTACCTGCAGACGCTGCCGCGGATCGCCCAGGGGCAGGCGAGCAAGTTGTGGATCGTGCCCAGCGAGCTGACCACCGCCCTCGGCGGCCTCGGTGGCCTGTTCGGCGGTGCGGACCAGGCGGACAAGACCGTCGGGACCCGTCCCGCGCCCTCCGAGGGCCCGTCCGCGGGACCTCCGTCAACCGGTTCGTAACTCCCGGGTCTCCCGGCCCGGCGGTCCGGCGGCTCGGCGGTCCGGCGGCTCGTCGGCCGTCGTCGCCTGATCTTTTCGGGTGACCCGCCTCCTCGGATGACCTGCCCGATCGGCCCATCCCGAGCCCGTCACCAATGGTTGGTGCGGACAAGACTTCCGGCCATTTAGTGATACTTCAGGAGGAGGTAGGGCTAGTCCGCTGAGCCGGACCATGGGACGATTCACTCAGCCGAACGGGGGCGGGTCGACGGGCGCAGGGGAAGGCGTTCCTCGTCGACGGAGGTCCCGCGTGGTCGCAATGTCCCCGACAGCTCGTGAGCTGTCATCCGGCTCGTCGTCCT
Coding sequences within:
- a CDS encoding NfeD family protein; amino-acid sequence: MSDGTIWIVIAGALVVGELLTLDLTLAMFALAALIGAGVALLGVDLVWQIVAFVVAAGGFGLGLRPVAKRQLQRTPPLLTGADALVGERAMVVERVDGGGGRVKIKGEIWSARSYPTTTVLEAGSEARVLRIDGATAIVHSFEL
- a CDS encoding SPFH domain-containing protein; amino-acid sequence: MAGVIAAAVIAVVLLIFLVRAVRIVPQARAMVIERLGRYHRTLTPGLAILVPVVDRVRDRIDLREQVVSFPPQPVITEDNLVVGIDTVIYFQVTDPRAATYEIANVIRAIEQLTVTTLRNVIGGMNLEATLTSRDQINGQLRGVLDEATGRWGIRVNRVELKAIDPPKSIQDSMEKQMRAERDRRAAILTAEGVKQSEILRAEGEKQAAILRAEGEREAQILTAQGEAQAIDTVFRAIHEGDADQKLLAYQYLQTLPRIAQGQASKLWIVPSELTTALGGLGGLFGGADQADKTVGTRPAPSEGPSAGPPSTGS